The following are from one region of the Nicotiana tomentosiformis chromosome 7, ASM39032v3, whole genome shotgun sequence genome:
- the LOC138896387 gene encoding uncharacterized protein: MRGFQWAYWVDCKWLWRGAWRLRFWGDERRRERHLVTFQNVVAKTQIDYFLLMRGDRGLCKDCKMIPGEIRATQHRLLVMDVGIMLKRRKRSTRGSPKIRWGALTKDKVHELEGRWSAIGSWRSSGDASTMWSATTNCIREVAREVLGVSTGVSGGHKGDWWWNKVVQGKVEVKKVAYLKLVGSIDEEEKRECMERYKTSRKEAKLAVPEATTAAYGRMYEELGKKGGVKKLFRLAKLKERKARDLNQVRCIKDEDGRVLMEDSQIKRR, encoded by the coding sequence atgaggggatttcaatgggcatattgggtgGACTGCAagtggttatggcgaggtgcatggaggcttcggtTTTGGGGAGATGAACGGAGGAGGGAgaggcatttggttacttttcaaaatgtggtggcgaagactcagattgactattTTCTCCTCATGAGAGGTGACAGAGGactgtgcaaggattgcaagatgattccgggtgagatacgTGCGACacaacataggctcttggtgatggacgttggtattatgttaaagaggaggaaaaggtctactcgaggaagtccgaaaatcaggtggggagccttaactaaggataaagtcCATGAGTTGGAGGGGCGGTGGTCAGCTATAGGAtcttggaggagcagtggtgacgcgagcactatgtggtcagcgacaaCAAACTGCATTAGGGAggttgcgagagaggtgttaggagtctcgacgggcgtctctggtgggcacaaaggagactggtggtggaataaagtggttcaaggtaaagtggaagttAAGAAGgtggcgtacctgaagttagtggggagcatagatGAGGAGGAGAAGCGAGaatgcatggagaggtataagacatctaggaaggaggctaagctggcggtcCCAGAGGCTACGACTGCGGcatatggtcgtatgtacgaggaactgggAAAAAAGGGTGGGgtgaagaagttattccggctggccaagttgaaagagaggaaggctcgggatttgaaccaagtgagatgcatcaaggacgaagatggtagagtattaatGGAAGAttcccagattaagaggagatga
- the LOC104104965 gene encoding 21 kDa protein-like: protein MKTSHPLSLFCILFAAVLLHLRLVPSFALLDPTMFSSVAIVPNAAAPQPLNPGFVSADTDYIRSSCKTTMYPATCYHSLNHYATAVQQDPARLARVAVGVSLAKAKRIAAFLSNQSREADYGAQPRVVAALHDCFSVFGDTIDQIRDSLSQMRKLGGSSESLRFQMSNVQTWMSAALTNEDTCTDGFEDVTDDEPLKLDVCDRAGKVKEVTSNALALVNNFANKILR from the coding sequence ATGAAAACCTCACACCCTCTTTCCCTCTTCTGTATCCTTTTCGCCGCCGTTCTCCTCCACCTCCGCCTTGTCCCGTCGTTTGCTCTCCTTGACCCTACCATGTTTTCATCAGTTGCCATCGTTCCTAATGCTGCCGCTCCTCAACCTCTAAATCCTGGATTTGTCTCTGCTGACACAGACTATATTCGCTCGAGTTGTAAAACCACCATGTATCCTGCTACCTGCTACCATTCACTTAATCACTATGCCACTGCAGTACAACAAGACCCTGCTCGACTAGCTCGTGTAGCCGTCGGAGTAAGCCTAGCCAAAGCCAAGCGCATTGCAGCTTTCCTTTCCAACCAATCACGCGAAGCTGACTATGGAGCGCAACCACGAGTTGTAGCTGCGCTCCATGATTGCTTCTCAGTTTTTGGTGACACCATCGATCAAATACGTGATTCATTGAGTCAGATGCGTAAGCTCGGTGGCTCCAGCGAGTCGTTGAGGTTTCAGATGAGTAACGTTCAGACATGGATGAGTGCAGCCTTAACTAATGAGGACACTTGCACCGATGGATTTGAGGATGTTACTGATGACGAGCCATTGAAATTGGATGTCTGTGATCGTGCAGGGAAGGTGAAGGAGGTGACTAGCAACGCTTTGGCTTTGGTAAACAATTTTGCCAACAAGATATTACGTTAG